From a region of the Lentilactobacillus curieae genome:
- a CDS encoding DUF7601 domain-containing protein has protein sequence MKRLKKGTIVQIFGVLTLVVGQFFTAGTALADTSQTREVSAGNAAIVDDERRMVGGARVGDKKKLFFNVLANGNEKSGTVNFAYNHDFLEIKKKKYHYAAGDAELTVKIDGDESTISWQNVDNRQHIFNVELPVEFKKTIESGNLAIQVDGKNTKLPFIQVVPKAEQAPKGETDGDLANDSSINEMLEKEQAQKNQEKAQEYLKEKQKADAEKAEAKNEEAKQAKPENESAESQAAQKKQSQVAAKERASKTVEQIESEVTTTEEALDEADGEEPTEAPVDPMAGSALRSAVPRNTGEGELEDPLNITKNITESFFSKVTLRYKDSDGTEQSIVIHPVKDSPDELPAILRENNNVKVDYEWDIDSVWEENEIPMDKMVNGAYYEFQINGLLYNYDKQNSQRDITAIINGETVTIGKFGISPVFDEDGRQIQDKHTVRVTFYPDAVNNQSNIKYFASLETQLNTESDGFDFGQSVKEGSNISLEKHRYELEKSAKFERTEADGNTVKDLSSIKWNVKYSTLEGSASQKVVLDEIFGSNYDYNPENDGVSYSIKVTEKLADGETGKPKEYIIDSTKNSQLFKQVYNNDTQRFVFDVNDDYLKGFNAIETVNIDIITPITDATQSAFDNKVQLSDDSVINDQKLKNPSEFITAEINRGSILSKSGAQTKHGNIKYTVNFWMDPGESENNQLVIEDILTDGSDKFEVDVSTVKVYKGNEHVNNEVSGVSVPTIEGNKMTVKLPKGASDVDVKTKFTLIYELKPKEGAELTPKDYEGINNSVIWNGYKRDASFKGTADTKEAFNADWQKETIAWRLNVNNLGLPYKEATEGEGGTVTITEPTNVKANYSDFSIFGKLIEEFKNAETDAEKKAVADKLNTHLSIKKDKNDKPSLRYELDSVVSSEDEEENKDTLNIKVTDIQNNGNPVKLAISEKEGVVTLVFTGLPIKYGGFVVEFLEIPLAMDKMYASGSTITSFRNQALINYNGWTGDPRTTVYLDKFMRAKAGKSGKLSSNFHEAEGRKIHWSTTFNHMNSFGPDEKNLLLSGLTITDLVGDDNVYFEGKDDSHKEKLQFIKDTLLDSLKVSLGNINEKGTGAENFTELKKGTHYEIEFDNDDNQDHSVKFNLRLTEDGYNEFYAKGKKIFKLEYDSDVPSLWNGQKGVYEHIKRWNFRNEVSIKPKDSNNAAEEMKTHANLDYMDEGYLLDKQAPEDPETITLNKGTDEEEQLRVLKWGVVVNGEGQKLGRKVTIKDEIVGDSHYHLKTKDSNYQLKIFEAERSFNESTGKVEYKKNPDVQLEEKQEYEVGYSDSANTMTVNFINGYRVDHPLVFEYYTVASKVDGNNYSNNIELNINGKEFSESEEFDSDISVGGSVNTYGVNFTKTDSEDGKKPLAGVKFKLQIKRLGSSDWEDSINHKVKETDENGQIQFRGLYERPTYRIVEVQGLPGYDGHYISKEFTIKDAEKESSEEGDENESIFVLNAKNDKVKDLQINKHVSTGSEEIDIKSKFNYQLHVMKNRQVDTSFSGSYLVTTDGGETTKAYPVVNGVMALPEIADDETIEILDLPVKNAYQVVELRTPGYDISHEAKNVVSKETVGDSEGKTDSFTFDEKESHETDGIINYTNTLRTKELSIAKQIDGPNASNDKDREFEFEIFAYDKDGNIDKNFAGVFPAVRVVGEDSENGVIEFEEGKAVEFVTYNKDKEETSRSKLILKHNSRYNHIVLPESTRLKVREKVDGQYSKAEVNIDKSETSEATSDGDGYFSSRMITLAGNKEMVWTNIHKTDAFGFGKTIEGPDADADAANKEFSYKVELSDDNYSGVVKGLFHKDDEDKGTEVWFIFEKGVATQYSETSSGDNPKDITLRHGEAYRDIQLTNNPEVKITESVDDKYSRVQYLTSGSSKRSDAKIDDSGQASTRSLSTDSYKYIDFFNIHDANKLQIVKEVEGEFLEGMDPFKFEIRALEAGEEGAVFHPEVANKEFRAAIMKANTEEVLHEGSVKFDGNGKANKFTPSGTSERDIILKDHERLVIYDLPKEVTFYVEETESADYIGAWQVKGSNDDFQTGPAVANMGADDVTVNFKNTITIPEPKSVNFTVGKELVGPEGSVADDHEFEFKVSLFDTKWTGNDRLVEAEIGDRKENVRFTKLDSSSSYQATIDLKAGEKFVLKDIPEYAKISVKESGTDKDVDVSHEFDGTTELGTEFKSETLSNYEDIKSPTVTFTNEYPETDLKLTKTVKGNGDEDQTFKFTPSDVKVGERNLSGTYEAQIDNGNSHKVEFDDGKLVKVDDKERDHFELKAGEVLHITGLPVRTQMNITEESTEGYEVSYSLNNGNEKNGSQTGPVTTENGKTAEVEFINTKMDPKTANLSVTKEIDSYDEADMEQQFDFRLKAENPEKVAGKEFEGFVTNTKGHQTGETIQFNQNGLSQMIKLGHNERLDVNKLPIDTRFKVVEVVGDSSKFDVEYQIDRGEFKSANRTNYFEVKDGATHHVTFKNTNNQTNLIVEKKLGGSALEAADKDRMFEFEIELDSGENLVANLSKLDINGNEMLLTDKLPFIDGKATIHLKGGESARIAGLPAGTVAHVTEKQEAEFKTSNQVDNYEIKDGTKSGDIQLKRETDRKVTFHNDKLDPKLANLTVTKKVDSYDKADMDQKFKFRLTAENAEKVAGKTFGGYITDADNNRHSEEIVFDRNGDSQQIELKHDERLDINKLPIDTKFKVTEVDADSKFDVEYKIDRGEFKSGEETDYFEVKDGTTHHVTFKNTNNQTDLIVEKKLGGSALEADDKERKFEFKITLDSEEDIVADLYQRSINGDEPETPTQLDFSNGEATIHLKGGESARIAGLPAGTVANVTEDSEDEFKTSNQVDDYEIKDGTESEDIQLKRETDRKVTFHNDKLDPELTDLTVSKNVESKDDNDLKRRFEFQLVSEDDAVKGETFAGVVTDAENVDHNKKVKFNADGKTNSIGLAHSESLRVNGLPAGVKVKVIEEDSQGLTASYEVDRDGVVLSNDTKNIATENIELENNNHHRVKFVNSKVLADLEIDKKVTSSKDSDNDKLFKFKLKATTDVNDGEYKAVTTDVNGDKHDSTIKFTNGESNEFGLRHNDRILIYGLPDGVEVKVSEIKDEDFDVEHEIGNGGFEKGETTEAIKLVDSEHPQNVTFRNVRPDEKLTDLIVNKKVVSHIPDDQSKRFDFRLNVANGDDFAKVVETEKRSGFEATITDQSGKTHTQEVKFAKTDRGLSNIIRLASNEKLHVSNLPAGIHVTVTETAADGFETTNVVDRNDKVNGTTTDSIKLVDGNAHKVEFENSKDAGYGKFTVNKFVNMDGNRLMPFTFNVELTDDKGQPVNETITVTKKYPGYSYASTIEFTDGKGQFRLLHGQSIEFNLPIGYKYQVAEHDYSYLNYGTTALKDRVSQEGITVSGTVSNHHDRIDYHNDYGERNIWNPGTPPGPGTPPGPGTPPPGPGTNPPGGNNNGGNNGNDGNNGNNNGNNGNNGNNTGNNGNNGSNGNNSNNGSGNGNVQPPMGLPELGGSSELDDPITGGTSGLGSASSVGSAEKPMGLPSSGYGGKLPQTGDGNDKLYTIIGMITLVMIASATGLYLKLRRKDN, from the coding sequence ATGAAAAGACTCAAGAAAGGAACGATTGTCCAAATATTTGGTGTATTAACACTGGTGGTAGGGCAATTCTTCACAGCCGGAACAGCATTAGCAGATACGAGTCAAACTCGGGAAGTTAGTGCGGGAAATGCTGCAATTGTAGACGATGAACGACGAATGGTTGGCGGTGCCCGCGTGGGTGACAAGAAAAAACTATTCTTCAACGTTCTAGCAAATGGAAATGAAAAATCAGGAACGGTTAATTTTGCTTATAACCATGATTTCCTGGAAATTAAGAAGAAAAAGTATCATTATGCTGCTGGCGATGCAGAATTAACTGTGAAAATCGACGGGGATGAATCGACGATTTCATGGCAAAACGTGGATAATCGCCAACACATTTTTAACGTTGAGTTACCAGTTGAATTTAAAAAGACAATTGAAAGTGGAAATTTAGCAATTCAAGTAGACGGTAAAAACACTAAGTTACCGTTTATTCAAGTGGTGCCAAAAGCAGAACAGGCGCCTAAGGGAGAAACTGATGGTGATCTAGCAAATGATAGCAGTATCAACGAAATGCTAGAGAAAGAACAAGCACAAAAGAACCAAGAAAAGGCACAAGAATATCTAAAGGAAAAACAAAAAGCGGATGCTGAAAAAGCGGAAGCTAAGAATGAAGAAGCTAAACAGGCCAAACCAGAAAATGAGTCTGCCGAAAGCCAAGCTGCTCAAAAGAAACAAAGCCAAGTTGCGGCAAAAGAACGTGCAAGCAAGACTGTTGAGCAGATTGAGTCTGAGGTAACAACGACTGAGGAAGCGTTGGATGAAGCGGATGGTGAGGAGCCGACAGAAGCCCCAGTTGACCCGATGGCAGGCTCAGCATTAAGAAGTGCTGTGCCAAGAAATACGGGTGAAGGTGAGTTGGAGGATCCGTTAAATATCACGAAGAATATTACTGAATCTTTCTTTAGTAAGGTAACGCTTAGATATAAGGATAGTGATGGCACAGAACAATCGATCGTTATTCACCCTGTAAAAGATAGTCCAGACGAGTTGCCTGCTATTTTACGCGAAAATAATAATGTAAAGGTTGACTACGAGTGGGATATAGATTCGGTTTGGGAAGAAAACGAAATTCCGATGGATAAAATGGTCAATGGCGCATATTATGAGTTCCAAATCAATGGGTTACTGTATAATTACGATAAACAAAATAGCCAACGCGACATCACCGCGATTATTAACGGGGAGACAGTTACGATTGGTAAGTTCGGAATTTCACCAGTTTTTGATGAAGATGGGCGACAAATTCAGGATAAGCACACTGTAAGGGTGACGTTCTACCCAGATGCTGTAAATAACCAATCAAACATTAAATATTTTGCATCGCTAGAAACACAATTGAACACTGAAAGCGATGGGTTTGATTTTGGCCAATCCGTTAAAGAAGGAAGCAATATTAGTCTTGAAAAACATAGATATGAGCTTGAAAAAAGTGCTAAATTTGAACGGACTGAAGCCGACGGGAATACTGTAAAAGATCTAAGTTCAATTAAGTGGAATGTTAAGTATAGTACTTTGGAAGGCTCTGCATCACAGAAAGTTGTTCTGGATGAAATCTTTGGAAGCAATTACGATTACAATCCCGAAAATGATGGCGTTAGTTACAGTATTAAAGTTACTGAAAAGTTGGCTGATGGTGAAACTGGGAAACCTAAAGAATATATCATTGACTCTACAAAAAATAGTCAGTTATTTAAGCAAGTTTACAACAACGATACTCAGAGATTTGTTTTTGACGTAAATGATGATTATCTTAAAGGATTTAATGCCATTGAGACGGTTAACATTGATATTATTACTCCCATCACCGACGCAACTCAATCAGCTTTTGATAACAAAGTTCAGTTAAGCGACGATTCCGTTATTAATGACCAAAAGTTAAAGAACCCTTCTGAGTTTATTACTGCAGAAATTAATCGAGGCAGTATTCTCTCCAAATCGGGTGCCCAGACAAAGCACGGAAATATTAAGTATACGGTTAATTTCTGGATGGATCCCGGAGAGTCAGAAAACAATCAATTGGTTATTGAGGATATCCTTACTGACGGTTCAGATAAATTTGAAGTTGATGTAAGTACAGTTAAGGTTTACAAGGGAAACGAGCATGTTAATAACGAAGTTTCAGGAGTTTCAGTTCCGACCATCGAAGGCAATAAAATGACGGTTAAATTACCAAAGGGTGCTTCGGATGTTGATGTTAAAACTAAATTCACATTGATATATGAGCTTAAGCCCAAAGAAGGTGCTGAGTTAACACCTAAAGATTACGAGGGTATTAATAACAGCGTCATTTGGAATGGATATAAGCGTGATGCAAGTTTTAAGGGAACAGCTGATACTAAAGAAGCATTTAATGCTGACTGGCAGAAAGAAACAATTGCTTGGCGCCTAAATGTGAACAATCTTGGGTTACCTTACAAAGAGGCGACTGAAGGTGAGGGTGGCACTGTCACAATCACTGAACCAACAAACGTTAAAGCGAACTATAGTGATTTTAGTATCTTTGGTAAGTTGATTGAAGAGTTTAAAAATGCTGAAACAGACGCAGAAAAAAAGGCCGTGGCCGATAAACTTAATACTCATTTAAGTATTAAGAAGGATAAGAATGACAAACCTTCCTTGAGGTATGAGCTTGATTCTGTGGTTAGTTCTGAAGATGAAGAAGAAAATAAAGATACACTGAACATAAAAGTAACGGACATACAAAATAATGGGAATCCTGTGAAATTAGCCATCTCAGAAAAAGAGGGAGTGGTGACGTTAGTATTTACGGGGTTACCTATTAAGTATGGCGGATTTGTGGTGGAATTTCTTGAGATTCCATTAGCAATGGACAAGATGTATGCAAGTGGAAGCACGATTACATCTTTTAGAAACCAAGCATTAATTAATTACAATGGCTGGACGGGTGACCCTAGGACAACGGTTTACCTTGATAAATTTATGAGGGCAAAGGCAGGTAAATCTGGAAAGTTAAGTTCAAACTTTCATGAGGCTGAAGGTAGAAAGATTCATTGGAGTACGACTTTTAACCATATGAATTCGTTTGGCCCAGATGAAAAAAATCTATTGCTGTCAGGACTTACAATCACCGATTTGGTTGGTGATGATAATGTCTACTTTGAGGGCAAGGATGATTCTCACAAGGAAAAACTACAGTTTATAAAAGATACCCTTCTTGATAGCCTTAAGGTTTCATTAGGAAACATCAATGAGAAGGGAACCGGAGCAGAAAACTTTACTGAACTAAAAAAAGGAACCCATTATGAAATTGAATTTGATAATGACGATAATCAAGATCATAGTGTGAAATTCAACCTGAGGTTAACTGAAGACGGATATAACGAGTTTTATGCCAAGGGTAAAAAAATCTTCAAACTAGAGTATGATTCTGACGTGCCAAGTCTGTGGAACGGACAAAAAGGCGTTTATGAGCATATCAAGAGATGGAACTTCCGAAATGAAGTTTCAATAAAACCTAAGGATAGTAATAATGCTGCAGAAGAGATGAAAACCCATGCTAATTTGGACTACATGGATGAGGGGTACTTGTTAGATAAACAGGCTCCTGAAGACCCAGAAACAATCACCCTAAATAAGGGAACAGATGAAGAAGAACAACTGCGTGTTCTTAAATGGGGAGTTGTTGTGAATGGTGAGGGTCAGAAACTAGGTCGAAAAGTTACCATTAAAGATGAAATAGTTGGCGATAGTCATTATCATTTAAAGACCAAAGATTCAAACTACCAACTTAAAATATTTGAGGCTGAAAGGTCTTTTAATGAAAGTACAGGTAAGGTTGAGTACAAAAAAAATCCTGACGTTCAACTAGAAGAAAAGCAGGAATATGAAGTGGGCTACTCAGATAGTGCTAACACCATGACTGTTAATTTTATCAATGGGTATAGGGTTGATCATCCACTTGTTTTTGAATACTACACTGTGGCTTCAAAAGTAGACGGAAACAATTACTCAAATAATATTGAGTTAAATATTAATGGTAAAGAATTCAGCGAAAGCGAAGAGTTTGATTCTGATATCTCTGTGGGTGGTAGTGTTAACACTTATGGGGTTAACTTTACTAAGACGGATTCAGAGGATGGTAAAAAACCCCTGGCAGGGGTTAAATTCAAATTACAGATAAAACGACTAGGAAGTTCAGATTGGGAAGATTCTATAAATCATAAGGTAAAAGAAACTGATGAAAATGGACAAATCCAATTTAGAGGGCTGTATGAACGGCCAACTTATAGAATTGTTGAAGTTCAGGGACTTCCAGGCTATGACGGTCACTATATTTCTAAGGAATTTACAATCAAAGATGCTGAAAAAGAATCCTCTGAAGAGGGGGATGAAAATGAGAGTATCTTTGTCCTTAACGCTAAAAACGACAAGGTTAAAGATCTTCAAATTAATAAGCATGTTTCAACTGGTTCTGAAGAGATAGATATAAAGTCTAAGTTCAATTATCAGTTGCATGTGATGAAAAATCGACAAGTTGATACTAGTTTTAGTGGTTCTTATCTCGTAACAACCGATGGTGGTGAAACAACTAAAGCTTATCCGGTCGTTAATGGGGTAATGGCTCTTCCAGAGATTGCTGATGATGAAACCATCGAGATTCTCGATCTACCGGTTAAGAATGCATACCAAGTGGTCGAATTAAGAACCCCAGGGTATGACATTAGTCACGAAGCCAAGAATGTGGTTTCAAAAGAGACCGTCGGGGACAGTGAGGGAAAAACTGATTCGTTTACATTTGACGAAAAAGAGTCTCATGAGACTGATGGAATCATCAACTATACAAACACGCTGAGAACTAAAGAACTATCAATTGCAAAACAAATTGATGGCCCAAATGCAAGTAACGACAAAGATCGTGAATTCGAATTTGAGATTTTCGCTTACGATAAAGATGGCAATATTGATAAAAACTTTGCTGGAGTTTTCCCAGCTGTGCGCGTTGTTGGCGAAGACTCAGAAAACGGAGTTATCGAATTTGAAGAAGGAAAGGCCGTAGAATTTGTCACATACAATAAAGATAAGGAAGAAACTTCTCGTAGTAAATTAATTCTTAAGCACAATTCTAGATACAATCACATTGTGTTACCTGAAAGCACCAGACTTAAAGTTAGAGAAAAAGTTGATGGCCAGTACTCAAAGGCTGAGGTAAATATTGATAAATCTGAAACATCTGAAGCAACTTCGGATGGGGATGGATATTTCTCGAGCCGAATGATTACATTAGCCGGAAACAAAGAAATGGTTTGGACTAACATCCACAAAACAGATGCTTTTGGGTTCGGTAAGACAATTGAAGGACCAGATGCTGATGCAGACGCTGCAAATAAAGAGTTCAGCTATAAGGTTGAGCTGTCCGATGATAACTATTCTGGTGTTGTAAAAGGGTTATTCCACAAAGATGATGAAGACAAAGGAACCGAGGTTTGGTTTATATTTGAAAAGGGAGTTGCCACTCAATATAGCGAAACAAGTAGCGGTGATAATCCTAAAGACATCACACTAAGACACGGGGAAGCTTACCGGGATATTCAGTTAACCAACAATCCGGAAGTCAAAATTACTGAAAGTGTTGATGACAAGTATAGCCGAGTTCAGTACTTGACTAGCGGAAGTTCTAAACGAAGTGATGCTAAGATAGATGACTCTGGGCAGGCCTCAACCAGGTCGCTATCAACTGATAGTTACAAATATATTGACTTCTTCAACATTCATGATGCTAACAAGCTGCAAATCGTTAAAGAGGTTGAAGGCGAATTTCTTGAAGGAATGGATCCGTTTAAGTTTGAAATCCGTGCACTAGAAGCCGGAGAAGAAGGCGCGGTATTCCATCCAGAGGTTGCGAACAAGGAATTCCGGGCAGCAATCATGAAGGCGAACACGGAAGAAGTTCTTCATGAAGGATCTGTGAAGTTTGATGGAAATGGTAAAGCTAATAAGTTCACACCTAGCGGGACAAGTGAGCGGGATATTATCTTGAAGGATCATGAACGTTTGGTTATTTACGATTTACCAAAAGAAGTAACTTTCTATGTAGAGGAAACTGAATCTGCAGATTATATTGGCGCTTGGCAGGTTAAGGGTTCAAATGATGACTTTCAAACTGGCCCAGCTGTTGCCAATATGGGCGCAGATGATGTAACAGTTAACTTTAAGAATACTATCACCATTCCTGAACCCAAATCCGTCAACTTCACTGTTGGAAAAGAGCTAGTTGGCCCAGAAGGCTCGGTAGCGGATGACCATGAATTTGAGTTTAAGGTATCGCTGTTTGATACTAAATGGACTGGAAATGACCGCTTAGTAGAGGCTGAAATTGGCGACAGAAAAGAAAATGTTAGGTTTACTAAGTTAGACAGTTCAAGTTCATACCAAGCTACAATTGACCTCAAAGCTGGTGAGAAGTTCGTTCTAAAGGATATTCCTGAATATGCCAAGATTAGTGTTAAGGAATCAGGCACTGACAAGGATGTTGATGTAAGCCATGAGTTTGACGGCACAACAGAACTTGGAACCGAATTTAAGTCTGAAACCCTTAGTAACTATGAAGACATCAAATCTCCAACTGTAACGTTTACCAATGAGTATCCGGAAACGGATCTTAAGCTAACCAAAACAGTTAAGGGTAACGGGGATGAAGACCAAACATTCAAGTTTACTCCTAGCGATGTTAAGGTTGGCGAAAGAAATCTAAGTGGAACCTATGAAGCTCAGATTGACAATGGCAACAGCCATAAAGTTGAATTTGATGATGGAAAGTTGGTAAAGGTTGATGACAAGGAACGGGACCACTTTGAACTCAAAGCTGGCGAAGTCTTGCACATTACTGGACTACCTGTCCGTACTCAGATGAACATTACTGAAGAAAGTACTGAAGGCTATGAAGTTTCATATTCTCTCAATAACGGAAATGAAAAGAATGGTTCTCAGACTGGACCGGTAACAACTGAGAATGGCAAAACTGCCGAAGTTGAATTTATCAACACTAAGATGGATCCTAAAACTGCTAACCTGTCTGTAACTAAGGAGATTGATAGTTACGACGAGGCAGATATGGAACAGCAATTTGACTTTAGGTTGAAAGCAGAGAATCCTGAAAAAGTAGCTGGCAAGGAATTTGAAGGATTTGTTACTAATACGAAAGGTCACCAAACCGGCGAAACAATTCAGTTCAATCAGAATGGTTTATCTCAAATGATCAAACTAGGTCATAACGAACGACTAGACGTCAACAAGTTACCAATTGATACCAGATTTAAGGTGGTTGAAGTTGTGGGTGACAGTAGTAAGTTTGACGTTGAGTATCAGATTGACCGTGGTGAATTTAAGTCAGCTAACAGAACTAACTACTTTGAAGTTAAAGATGGTGCTACTCACCACGTAACCTTTAAAAACACCAATAATCAAACCAATTTGATTGTTGAAAAGAAATTAGGTGGTAGTGCCCTTGAAGCGGCTGACAAGGATCGTATGTTTGAGTTTGAAATTGAGTTAGACTCGGGCGAAAATCTTGTTGCCAACCTGTCTAAACTGGACATTAATGGTAATGAAATGCTATTGACGGACAAGCTTCCATTTATTGATGGCAAGGCAACCATTCACCTTAAAGGTGGTGAATCAGCAAGAATTGCTGGCTTACCAGCTGGGACAGTTGCTCACGTGACTGAAAAGCAGGAAGCTGAGTTTAAAACCAGTAACCAAGTTGATAATTATGAGATCAAGGATGGAACTAAGTCTGGAGATATTCAACTTAAACGGGAAACTGATCGAAAGGTTACTTTCCACAATGATAAGTTGGATCCAAAACTTGCTAACTTGACTGTAACTAAGAAGGTTGATAGTTACGACAAGGCAGATATGGACCAAAAATTTAAATTTAGGTTGACTGCTGAGAATGCCGAAAAGGTAGCGGGAAAGACATTTGGTGGATACATTACTGATGCAGATAACAATCGGCACTCAGAAGAAATTGTCTTCGATCGAAATGGTGATTCTCAACAGATCGAACTGAAACATGACGAAAGATTAGACATCAACAAGCTACCAATTGATACCAAATTTAAGGTGACTGAAGTTGATGCTGATAGTAAGTTTGACGTCGAGTACAAGATTGACCGTGGTGAATTTAAGTCAGGTGAAGAAACTGATTACTTTGAAGTTAAAGATGGCACCACGCACCACGTAACCTTTAAAAATACGAATAATCAAACTGATTTGATTGTTGAAAAGAAATTAGGTGGTAGTGCGCTCGAGGCGGATGACAAGGAACGTAAGTTTGAGTTTAAGATTACGTTAGACTCAGAAGAAGATATTGTTGCTGATCTTTATCAGCGGAGTATCAACGGTGATGAGCCGGAAACCCCAACTCAACTTGATTTTTCTAACGGTGAGGCAACCATTCACCTTAAAGGTGGCGAATCAGCAAGAATTGCTGGCTTACCAGCTGGGACTGTTGCTAACGTGACTGAAGATTCAGAAGATGAGTTTAAAACCAGTAACCAAGTTGATGATTATGAGATCAAGGATGGAACTGAGTCTGAAGATATTCAGCTTAAACGGGAAACTGATCGAAAGGTTACTTTCCACAATGATAAGTTGGATCCAGAACTTACAGACTTAACTGTTTCTAAGAACGTTGAAAGTAAGGACGATAATGATCTTAAGCGACGGTTCGAATTCCAGCTTGTATCAGAAGATGACGCGGTTAAAGGCGAGACCTTTGCTGGGGTAGTTACCGACGCAGAAAATGTTGATCACAACAAAAAAGTTAAATTTAATGCTGACGGTAAAACAAACTCAATTGGTTTAGCTCATAGTGAATCCCTTCGAGTAAATGGTCTGCCAGCAGGTGTTAAGGTCAAGGTTATTGAAGAAGATTCACAAGGCTTAACTGCCAGCTATGAAGTTGACCGTGATGGGGTTGTGCTAAGCAATGATACTAAAAACATTGCGACTGAAAACATTGAACTTGAAAATAACAATCACCACCGCGTGAAGTTCGTTAACAGTAAAGTCCTCGCTGACTTGGAAATTGATAAAAAGGTTACAAGTAGTAAGGATTCTGATAACGACAAGTTGTTCAAGTTTAAGTTGAAAGCCACCACCGATGTTAATGATGGTGAATACAAAGCTGTTACTACAGATGTTAATGGTGATAAACATGATTCAACCATTAAATTCACAAATGGCGAATCTAATGAATTTGGCCTTCGTCACAACGACCGAATTCTGATTTATGGGCTTCCTGATGGAGTTGAAGTCAAAGTATCTGAAATTAAGGATGAAGACTTTGATGTAGAACATGAGATTGGTAATGGTGGTTTTGAAAAGGGTGAAACTACTGAAGCGATTAAATTAGTCGATAGCGAACATCCACAAAACGTAACTTTCAGAAACGTCAGACCAGATGAAAAACTTACTGATTTGATTGTGAATAAGAAAGTAGTTAGCCACATTCCGGATGATCAATCAAAACGATTTGATTTCCGTCTTAACGTAGCTAATGGGGATGACTTTGCTAAAGTAGTGGAAACCGAGAAACGGTCAGGATTTGAGGCAACCATTACTGATCAAAGTGGTAAGACTCATACTCAAGAGGTTAAATTTGCTAAGACCGATCGTGGGCTCTCAAATATTATCCGTTTGGCAAGTAATGAAAAACTGCACGTAAGTAATTTACCAGCAGGAATTCACGTAACTGTGACTGAAACAGCGGCGGATGGGTTTGAGACAACGAACGTGGTTGATCGAAATGATAAGGTTAACGGCACAACTACTGATTCAATCAAGCTGGTTGATGGTAATGCTCATAAAGTTGAGTTTGAAAACTCCAAGGATGCTGGCTACGGTAAGTTCACTGTTAATAAGTTTGTCAATATGGATGGAAACCGACTAATGCCGTTTACATTCAACGTTGAGTTAACTGATGACAAGGGACAACCGGTCAACGAGACAATCACTGTAACCAAGAAATACCCAGGTTACTCATACGCTAGCACGATTGAGTTTACAGATGGTAAGGGTCAATTTAGACTCCTCCATGGCCAGTCAATCGAATTTAACCTACCAATTGGGTACAAATATCAGGTTGCTGAACATGATTACTCATACCTGAACTATGGAACGACGGCTCTTAAGGATAGAGTTAGCCAAGAGGGGATCACAGTTTCAGGAACAGTAAGTAATCATCATGACAGAATCGATTACCATAACGATTATGGTGAAAGAAACATTTGGAACCCAGGTACACCGCCAGGCCCAGGAACTCCTCCGGGACCGGGAACTCCACCACCAGGACCAGGTACTAATCCTCCAGGTGGAAACAACAATGGTGGTAATAATGGGAACGACGGCAACAACGGTAACAATAACGGAAACAATGGTAACAATGGAAATAACACCGGCAATAACGGTAATAACGGAAGCAACGGCAACAATTCAAATAATGGAAGTGGTAACGGAAACGTCCAACCACCAATGGGACTTCCAGAGTTAGGTGGTTCATCTGAACTGGATGATCCAATCACAGGTGGAACATCAGGTTTAGGCTCAGCTTCAAGTGTTGGCTCAGCTGAAAAACCGATGGGACTTCCATCATCAGGTTACGGTGGCAAATTGCCGCAGACTGGTGACGGTAACGATAAGTTATACACGATTATTGGGATGATCACATTAGTGATGATTGCCTCAGCAACTGGATTGTATTTGAAACTAAGAAGAAAGGATAATTAA